A segment of the Leptospira barantonii genome:
GTAATCCCTTTACGTCTCCGTAAATCGGGGAAATCAAAGGATTTTTTAGATTCGCGTTAGGCGCGTATTGAGCGGCCGCATCGACCAAGAACTTTTTAGTAAGCATAGGATCTTCTTTGGCGACGAGGTCCACGTTCGGATTGTCCATATTCAAATCCAACCAAGGAGACATGAGAATCAAACCTTGCGGAAGAGAGGATTTGGTTTCTCTAAGACGAAACGTGATCGCAAGAGCCAAACCTCCGCCTGCGCTGTCGCCTAACAAAAACCAACGATCGGTGAGAGAACCGTTCTTTTGAAGTTCATGGATCAACTCCAAAGAACCTTCCAGTCCGTTCGGAAACGGAAACTCCGGCGGCATTTTGTAATCGATCACGAGTGCCGCCATCGAAGTTTTTCGAATCATCCTTGAAACGTATTTCCACTGAGTTTCATAGGGACCTTTGATATACCCGCCTCCGTGAAGATAGACGAGAATTCCTTTGGAGGAATTTTTACGATCGAGCCAAGTCGCGGTCGTGTTCTTGACTTTGATAATTTCCACTGCGTGATCCAGTGCGACGTTTTTCGGAGGTAGGGGAGAATTCTTTCGGATTCTTTCCATGATATCCGTGTTGCGCATCACGAATTTGACGATAGGAAGAGGATTCCACAAGGACCAAAGCAGAAGCGCGAGTAAAAACGCGGAAAGAGCCGCAACGGACGCGTATCGTATCGAATACTTTTTCATTTTATTCTTCCGTATAACAACGATTAATGGACTTTCGCCTTCGCGATCATCTTCGCGAAAATTCCGGGGAAGAATTTATACATAAAAATTCCGAGTCTCTCGCGACTTCCGGCTATGACGATCTTATGTTTTTCTTCCGCGATTCCGTCCAGAATTCTGCGGGCACATTCGTCGGGCGCGATTCCCTTTTCGATCACCTCGTCCATTTTTCCCTGTTTACTTCCGTCGCCTTTGAGAGCGTTGTTGGAAATTTGAGTTCTGATAAAACCCGGATAAATCAGGGAAACCTTTACGTTCTCCTTTATATTTTCGGCGCGTAAGGATTCGTAAAATCCGGTGAGAGCGGCCTTGGTCGCGCTGTATCCGCTTCGAAGAGGAACTCCGAACAAACCTGCGACGCTTGAAATCGATGCGATCGTTCCACCGTTTTGTTTGCGGAGAATCGGAAGAACTGCGAGTGAAAGCGCGATGTTTCCGAAGTAGTTCACGTCCATGAGTTTTTCATACGTATCCAACGAAGTTTCGTACGTATAAGAACGCTGACTGATTCCTCCGTTGTTGATCAGAACGTCGATGCGTTGAAACTGATCGGTTACTTTTTTCGGAACGTTCTTTAGTTTTTTATAATCTTCTAAATCTAAGGGAAGAATCAAACTGTTCGTCTTCGTGAGTCCGCATTCTTTTTTGACTCGTTCCAATTCCTTGATTCTTCTCGCGGAAAGGACGATCTTTGCTCCTCTTTTTGCCGCTTCCTTTACGAGTTCCTCTCCGATTCCGGAAGAAGCGCCCGTGATCCACACCACTTTGTCTTTATAAAATCCTTCGTTCATTGCAAATCCTCACAAAAGGAAAGGTTTTCTAAGAATGGAAAAGGATTTCAAGAATTCTTCCGTGCCGAACGGAATTTTAATGCGAAGAATCGCCTATCGGAACCAAGACGATCCGCCGTATTTTTAATGAAAGGGAGGTTCGAAAATCGGATTTAAAATCGATCAGTCGTTTTTGTCCAATGCGTGCATTTCTATATCCAACGCATGAACCGAAAGATGAATTTCCAAAAGACAAATACAAAGCGATACGACCAAACAAAGAAGAGCCAATCCGAAAAGAATCCAAGCGGTTTGTTGCAGATCGAACGCGAGAACGGTCAGACAAGAAGTGCAGGAGAGTAAACTCAAAACTCCCATACTTTGTGTGTGTCGAATCAAAGAAAGACGAAAGCGAAGATTCTGAATCTGTGAAAGAAGATCCGGATTTTTATTCTCCTGATACTTTCCGATGAGTTGTCTTGCAAGGTTCGCGAGACCCAAGAAACGAT
Coding sequences within it:
- a CDS encoding alpha/beta hydrolase; this encodes MKKYSIRYASVAALSAFLLALLLWSLWNPLPIVKFVMRNTDIMERIRKNSPLPPKNVALDHAVEIIKVKNTTATWLDRKNSSKGILVYLHGGGYIKGPYETQWKYVSRMIRKTSMAALVIDYKMPPEFPFPNGLEGSLELIHELQKNGSLTDRWFLLGDSAGGGLALAITFRLRETKSSLPQGLILMSPWLDLNMDNPNVDLVAKEDPMLTKKFLVDAAAQYAPNANLKNPLISPIYGDVKGLPPILMQSGTADILLPDIRKFYEKCKENDVSIRYEEYPDAFHVFMMLNPLKESRRAIDSQKDFLLR
- a CDS encoding SDR family oxidoreductase produces the protein MNEGFYKDKVVWITGASSGIGEELVKEAAKRGAKIVLSARRIKELERVKKECGLTKTNSLILPLDLEDYKKLKNVPKKVTDQFQRIDVLINNGGISQRSYTYETSLDTYEKLMDVNYFGNIALSLAVLPILRKQNGGTIASISSVAGLFGVPLRSGYSATKAALTGFYESLRAENIKENVKVSLIYPGFIRTQISNNALKGDGSKQGKMDEVIEKGIAPDECARRILDGIAEEKHKIVIAGSRERLGIFMYKFFPGIFAKMIAKAKVH
- a CDS encoding DUF2721 domain-containing protein, coding for MTPLSFNTPGLLFPAISLLMLAYTNRFLGLANLARQLIGKYQENKNPDLLSQIQNLRFRLSLIRHTQSMGVLSLLSCTSCLTVLAFDLQQTAWILFGLALLCLVVSLCICLLEIHLSVHALDIEMHALDKND